The following is a genomic window from Vitis vinifera cultivar Pinot Noir 40024 chromosome 6, ASM3070453v1.
AATGAAAACATCTACATGAAGGATTCTAGTTATCAATTGATTTAGGTAACATGGCAAGTAAATgaacattttttagaataatttgatgattcattaaaaaatgtatatatttcaaattatttttaaataaataaagataatattaattttaaaaaattgaggttcttttttctatatattttccacttttcccttaaaaaattatttactacaaattttagaaattttaaaactaattttttagatataagataaattcatacattttatataagagtttCTATATTTGATACATTAGtttctactattttttattttccaatatatatatattcaaactaACACTAAATGACCACTTCTTCGATAACTTTTATGTAAAATGTAAGTATTTACCTTAAAAAgctaatgtttttttaaaatagtgtaATGAAgtattaaaaaccatttattacttcaaatttaaaaaaattttaaaataattttttttaaaataagataagtcaatattttttatataagagtttgTTTTGGGTGAACCACGTAAATTGTGTGTgttattttatctattatttccactttttttttttgctttgttaATACGATGTTTTGGGAGGTTTATATCGTTAATAGTTAgttctaaaaacattggttTTTTTGGAAATCAGTTTTCAAAGGAGTTTGAACCCccaaaatttgaataatgatTTGATAGAAAGTGAATGTTTAAATTTATCATTATGGTAAGCTTTTTTCCGTAATCATGGGGTCCCAAAAACTTTTCCATTACAATCATAGCAGTTCTATATACCGTCAATGATACTTATgttgataatttaaaatgaaaaaacaacaaattaatatGTAATAAGGCCAACTTTTGCATCAGTTCTCCTATAGGGATCGATATGATCATATGATCAAAGGATCCTTTTACCACAAATTTGATTACCAGAACTTCCAAGAAACAAAGGTAGGTTCTCAGTATTTTAAGGATTTATAGTTTCAGATGGCTGAACTAAAGGGGAAAGGACATGGGGGCACAGGAACTTCAGCAACTCCTTCAAGCATCTGTATGACATTTCTCATGGAAGGTCTTAAAGCAGGGTCCTCTTGAATGCACCAAATTGCCACCATCACCAGCCTCTCCACCGTCCTCATGTAGTTTCTTGCTTCTTCATCATTCTCCACCAGCTTCTCCACTCTCCCACCTTGATAGCAATCATAAGCCCAGTCAGTGAGGATCGCTTCCTCTTCTTTTCCTGGTTGCAAATCTAGGCTCTTCCTGCAACCGATGATCTCCAGCAACATTACCCCATAACTATAAACATCCACTTTTGCTGCTATCGGCTTGTTCCTGAACCATTCTGGTGCTACGTATCCTTTGGTCCCTCTGATGGCTGTAAGTGTCCGAGATTGATCACTCATCAGAAGCTTTGCCAATCCAAAGTCTGATATCCTGGCCGTGAATGAATCATCGAGGAGTATGTTTTGGGGCTTGATGTCGCAGTGAATGATCTGTGTGCTGCACTCCTCGTGCAAGTACATGATCCCTCTTGCAATCCCAAATGCCAACCCCATTCGTTTTTTCCAGTCAGGCCTTGAATCTCCAAAGAGGAAGCTAGCCAATGTGCCATTGCTCATGAACTCGTAGACCAGCAGCTTGTGTGGCCCCTCATCACAGAATCCAAGCAATCTCACTAGATTCTTGTGATGGGTCATTGCTATTATGCTTGCTTCTGTCTTGAATTCATTTTCACGCTCTTGTGCTAATCTGTCTAAATTCTTGACTGCGACATGAGTTCTTGAATTTGATGATGACAAGACCCCTTTATATACAGTGCCAAAAGCTCCTCTTCCAAGGACTTCTCTGAACCCATCAGTGGCTTCTTCGAGTTCTTTGTAAGTGAAAGAACGGATATTTCTCTCCAGAATGCTTGATTCTCCTGTGATTTTCTGTCTTTCTTGGCCTGAGCGGAGTCTAACGAGAGAAATTGCTGCTGCCAGTAGGAAATTGAGAAATACAGAGCCACCCAGAAGAAATGAGCCCACCAGAATTAGAGTTGCCTGACCTTTACTCTTCTCCTCTGGATTCTGAATGGGAGGCTCACACGAGGAAGCATCTGGTTTTGGTAGTTTGATGAACGCTTTTCTGTTGGTACTTCCATCCACCCTACCATTTGTGAGTGGCAGTCTCTTCTTCTCACAGGCGCTGCCAATAGGAACAGCTACTATGCAATTGCAGTCATATAAGCAAGATTTCCAGCAGTCTTCTTCATTTTCAAGTGGCCTCAACTCTTCGAAGTTCGAAGAATTAGGCCAAAATATGTTAATCAATTCACCCTTTTCATATATGTCCCCTGGATTTGAACCTCCAGGTTCACATTTCTGGGGTCTGTCTTGCTTGCAGCCACTGAAGTTGTTAGACGGATCAATATAGGAGAACCCAGGAAGGCACTCACAAATTGGCCTTCCATTGGAGTCAAGTATGCAGTGAGTGTTAAAGCCACAAATCCCACTTCCCGACTCACCCCAATTCTCAGAGCAAATATCTTTTGGGATAGACCAAGATGGAACCCAGCTCCCATTTGCTGTGGACTTAGGGCGAGTATATATGGTGAAGATCccatcaaaatcaagagtccCCCTATGGTAATTATCTCTGGTAGAGACAATATTTTCTGACCTGAGGTTAACAATATTTCCATTCCATAGAACAACATAGAGGGAACCTGACTCATTGAAAATTACCTGGTGGCCTGCATTCTTTCTATCTTCACTATATGTGTTACTCCAATAATAAGCATCGGTTGGAGTATCTGTCAGCACGTCCAGGGTGTTCAGCACAAAATTACCATCAGGAATCAATCGGAGCTGGAACCTCCCCTTTGAGTAGTTGCCTTCTGCTCGCCTAGAAGATAGAGTTCCACCAATATCCAGTATTTGACCCGGCAAGATTGTGTCCGATGGACTCTTGAAGCTCTCCCATGCATAACCAGAATTTCCACTCCCATTTGTAAGAACAAAGTTACCATTATCAAGCATGAGAGCATAAGCGATGATCCCATTAATGGAAGAGTCCGGCTCCCAAATCTTGTTGCCTTTTGGGTCACTGAGGATAAACTGGCCTTCAGAAGTGAGTTCAACTTTAGATCCTTCTGGTGCTGGATTACCTCCATTTGCATACCAAACTAACGTTTTTTCTGATATTTTTTCATACCAGATAGCAAGCAAGAAGTGAGCTTGACCGTCAAGGGGGTAAAATCCAAAGGCAAATTCGCCAGAAGGGGATGGCCATGAGGAAGAATCATGAGAGGCGAGAAGGGAGGAGCCCAAGGGAATTCTAGAATCAGCTTGGGAAAATGCTAAGGGCCAAGATGGTAGAAGTAGAACAAAGGGGAACAAGAGACCGGCAAGGTGAAGCATAGAAAAAGCCATTGGATATGATCAGTGAATGTGTTGAAGACAATTGCTTTTGGCCTAAAGAAATTTTGCTCAATAATGTTGGTTTTGATATCTCAACAACCACATGGAACTAGTACAAGTCAAGCTAGCTCCTGCATTAATTTCAATGAAATGGGTGCCActcatttgaaaatatatttataaaatgtgttatttataaaaataatttgggttggatgaaacattattttcaaatctattaCAATTTGTGAAATACCAATGGAAAAATGTTTCTTGAGGAGACAACTTCtatgtaattatatcatattcaaGTTAagtaaattttgttaaaaatattaatatttaatacacattttaaaaaggaaaaacgaAAAAGAGACTTAATATattcaaatcaaaataattaggATATTATgcatttttaagttaaagatgCTTTAGACTACTGCTTTTAGTAATATAAGTATTGctttttaacattaaaatggaaataaattacCATTTCAATTTTGCATTCCtatattcttatatatatatatatatatatatatatatatatatatatattcaaacacATAAATTGGAATTACCAAATTCATTCATATTCAAAAgggaataaaaatataaataaaatattcattctcGTTCTTTATTTCAGATACCAAATACCCTTAAGAAGTATTTGGTATATGGGAAGTAGTAGTGGGAATAGACatttcattttttccctttctcgtttacatgtttggataaattttatGAGGGtaggaatgaaataaaaaactattccaACATAAATCAAATCCCACTTAAAAGTGAAATTTCAATTCATTGTATGTATGTGatattttaattcattcattctataaaaaaatataaaaagtctAAAACTACTATTTTACccttatattttattcatcaaGCTCATATGCCTCTTTATCTCATAataagactatttttttttagtcttattatttagaaaaaaaaactctcaaattttatttaaaaaagaaaatcaaactaTGTATACGAGACTATGAATGTTATTTTTGGTATTTCATAATATTCAAATTATTGGGTAAagattaaaattcaaataatgttAAATTGGTTTGACTTCAACTCTAGGGATCAATTTTTATGTGTACAAGAGAAGTTACGTGGACAAAAGGGCTACACCACAGAGTTCAACTTTTAATCAAACGACTTGGCCCTTTGCCTAGTAAACACGCGTTCTACTTTTAAGTCTAACGACTTGGCCCTTTGCCCAGTAAACACGCATAGAAGTGCTTGGAAGATTTGATAGGGGGTTGGTGGGCTTAACGATGATTTTGAACAAAGCAATTTAGGCAACTATGAGGAGTTTTCCCAACTTTAGTTGaagtattttcttttaaaagcattttaaaaaaaaattatttatcgagtgttttttaatgaaataggtttttctatattttaaaagtgtttttttataagtaatgtacgtcaaaaagatttttaaaaacttgcTCTATTAAGATGAAcctctatatatatagaggTAAGAACATTAGAAACTTTCATCACTATTCGATGTTGGACATCACAAACATCTCTCCATATGTCCCATGAGATTGTTAAGTAACACCACAGAGTTCAACTTTTAAGTCAAATAACTTGATTGTGGATCCCGTATTTTGCTTgatgcattcccactcgatgatacaactcactttttattattttggtgaaaatttgatttttagataaaatatttggagtcgccacttattttaattttttttaaagggaaaaaaaataagaaagaaaaaccttaagtgtgacttttgaagaaaaaacaggtctgtgaaaaaccgagttTGAGTCAaagggtcaggttacctattgggaaggtacagtggtgagccgtagcacctttctaagcccgtatacataTGGTATCTACTAAACTAATTGAAGAAAATGTGGCAACTAACTAATTAATCATGGATATCAAAATTAATGACATAAATCAATATACACGACagtgataacaaaataaaattacaagaatgtacaaaataaatgtCAATAGaatgcaaattgatttattgaactaattggaaaaaaatttgaaaaaaatagttttcaagaaatttcaaatgattttattaaaaacaattttgaattagtgattttaatttatttatttacaaaaaaaagttttaatttattttcaattaatgatttgattcaatttcatttgtatttaattttttttaaaaagaagttATTTACAATTATtgtatcaaataaatttattacaaaatttcaatttgccaacaaaaatgatttttacttgcttttaccataaatgaatgaatttttacaattttattttaaaaacaaatactttgatttattttcatttaagaaaagtaacttgtacaaattattaaaatatatataactttatttgcaaaagaatttttaattttaaaaagacttttatagctttatttacaaaaatgttaaaattcaatccaactttcttaataataaaaattatttaaaagaaaagagaatttttacaaaattatttagaaaaatgtcTTAATccctttttcatttataaaaaaaaattattatttggttttataaaaaaaaaaaaaaaaagattgattgaagaagaaattttatctttatttgatttaaaggaaagtttttcaattttattagaactaaataataataataataataaacgaatgaataaataaaactctGATTCTATTTATCTTTACagatttgaattttataaataaataaatttgaattttataaataaataaataagagtttATTcgatattatttaaagaaaaccaatttttcatgttttattcaCCAAAAGGTATTttaaaccttttattttattttattttattttttggaaaaaaataaaatctttgcaattttgatataaaataaattttgacttagttattactattattttttattattttttattttaaaaaaaacataaccttatctaaaaagaaaaattttccttaactttactaaataaagaattttatttacaaaaagaatttttacctttaaaagagaatttttacaagtttatctaaaaacaaaattttatttatcttttatttaaaaaaaaaacattttcacaattttatttacaaaagaattcTATTCTAATTATGTTTACTTACAAAAGATATCTtgatcatttaaataaaaataaataaataaattcttaattttgtgaataaataaataaataaaataaagtttttgaaaGGAATGATTTCAATTCTTTGTattattgtattaaaaaaaggggtttgaattttattattaaaggaATAATTGAAGTTTGTATATAAAAAGGGtgatttaaatttcttaaaatacaAGATTTCATTCtcattaaaggaaaaataataataataataataataaaagaagatatttgttgaaagtaaaaaaaaaaaaaaagccacttTTCAAGGAATAGGATTTCAAATTTGCaaagacacaaaaaaaaaaaaaaaacctggtTTATTTGATAAGAATTgcttcaattttataaataaaaaaatatttatttatttatttattttattaggaaaatgactttaaatttattattagaaaaGTGATATCAAATTTTAACCAAATCTCCAgctttattataaaatattaaaaataataataataatctcaaatataataaaaaaaaatttatgttaatagatttttataacaatataaaaaataaaattagataaataaatgaatataataccGTGCATACTAATAATAAAATCTATGCTTACCAAATaaacacacaaaaaacaaatcaaaggaAAAGTAAGATATTCACAGGGATATGTGCACAAATTGATGAATATACACCGTAAAAAAAATCGATATTTGCATccatgataaagaaaatgaaaaataaaataaaaaactgtatatacaaaaataacatATGGAATAGAAccaatatatacaaaataaataaataaataaataggaggATATGGATAAACATACAACTTTACAATGCGGTGCAATCCCATTAGCATTGGCTCTCTATAACTTCCAAAACAAAGCTCAATAAATACAAACCAAAATCTCTCAACCTTACTACACATAGAAACTCAAAAAAAATACCAAGAGATCAAGAGAATTCCGAGCCATCCCCCCTTGCTCCTTTCTGCTcgtgttttcctttttaatccaaaaattcAGGTCCTCAGTCAGCCCAACCCATGCCCCATCTTCACCTGCCCCAACTGCTCTAAATCAACACTACACCTTTTTTCCCGCTCttaacaacaacaaaaagaaatgtCACAATCATGTATTAGCAAAAGGGCCAAGCCCAATACAAGATTTAATAAATATACCAACCCAAATCCAACTAATATAATAGGCCCAAATCAAACCAAATAGCAATTCAACAAGCCAAAGCCCAACACTAATAAATGGAAAACAGAAATCAACCCAAAATAAGTCCAAATGAATAAATCAAAGGCCCAATAAGAAATCCAATACTATATAAGCCCAAATCACACAAATTTGTAGCCCAAATCAACAACCATGTAAGCTCAACATCCTTAAAGCCCGTAAACACAATCCAaagcccaaacaaataaaacctaaatctccaCACAAAGCactatagaaataaaaaaggaagaaagaaagggtTACCTCCAAAATGAAAGTGGAAAGAATGAGTGTCGGGGTagagagaaaatagagagagggagggagggagagagggagagaaataGAGATATGGAAGATATGGTTGGAGATAGGGGGAGGGGGGGCAATTGTCGGCGGTGGAGGAAAGCGTCATTGATGGTGAGAGGCGGCCACGGGTTAGAGAGAAACAAAAtgagatgaagaaaaaaaaaaaggaaataaagaaaaaaaaaatctggagaaaaagaaagagagtgGAAGAAAAGAAGATGAGAGAAAACGTGGGTGAGGGGGTTGTCTTGAGTTGAgatggagaaagaaaagagaggtttagggttttgtttgaaATGGGTAATGAGGATTTGatggaaaaaatgaaaggaCAAGATAGATTCTCCAACAAAACTTGggttaaaagttaaaaagaaaaagcctAATAAATATTAACCAGAAATCCTAAAGCaagtaaaataaacaaaagtaaataaaataaataaataaaataaaataaaataaaacaataaaaaaaaaaagttgggacgaattttggggtctacattGACCTTTTGCCTAGTAAACATGCATAGAAgtgtttggaaaatttgataGGGGTTGGTGGGGTTAAAATGATTTTGAACAAAGCAATTTAGGCAACTATGAGGAGTTTTCCTGACTTTAGTTGAagtattttcatttaaaaagcattttttttaaaatatttatggagtgttttttaatgaaatatatatttttatatttttaaaagtattttttaattttatcaaac
Proteins encoded in this region:
- the LOC100253318 gene encoding G-type lectin S-receptor-like serine/threonine-protein kinase LECRK3, which gives rise to MAFSMLHLAGLLFPFVLLLPSWPLAFSQADSRIPLGSSLLASHDSSSWPSPSGEFAFGFYPLDGQAHFLLAIWYEKISEKTLVWYANGGNPAPEGSKVELTSEGQFILSDPKGNKIWEPDSSINGIIAYALMLDNGNFVLTNGSGNSGYAWESFKSPSDTILPGQILDIGGTLSSRRAEGNYSKGRFQLRLIPDGNFVLNTLDVLTDTPTDAYYWSNTYSEDRKNAGHQVIFNESGSLYVVLWNGNIVNLRSENIVSTRDNYHRGTLDFDGIFTIYTRPKSTANGSWVPSWSIPKDICSENWGESGSGICGFNTHCILDSNGRPICECLPGFSYIDPSNNFSGCKQDRPQKCEPGGSNPGDIYEKGELINIFWPNSSNFEELRPLENEEDCWKSCLYDCNCIVAVPIGSACEKKRLPLTNGRVDGSTNRKAFIKLPKPDASSCEPPIQNPEEKSKGQATLILVGSFLLGGSVFLNFLLAAAISLVRLRSGQERQKITGESSILERNIRSFTYKELEEATDGFREVLGRGAFGTVYKGVLSSSNSRTHVAVKNLDRLAQERENEFKTEASIIAMTHHKNLVRLLGFCDEGPHKLLVYEFMSNGTLASFLFGDSRPDWKKRMGLAFGIARGIMYLHEECSTQIIHCDIKPQNILLDDSFTARISDFGLAKLLMSDQSRTLTAIRGTKGYVAPEWFRNKPIAAKVDVYSYGVMLLEIIGCRKSLDLQPGKEEEAILTDWAYDCYQGGRVEKLVENDEEARNYMRTVERLVMVAIWCIQEDPALRPSMRNVIQMLEGVAEVPVPPCPFPFSSAI